The genomic segment CTTCATTCATCAGGTTGTTGGTCTCCATGGCCTATGtacccccttccaactctatgattccatgatggtAGGAAGAGCAACAGTTTTCATAGAACATATGAGAACATAATGAGAACATAAAACTATACAGATGAGCTATGGCATGGAGTAGTGTCTGCTTATTATGAAGACTGCATGGATACTGACCTAATTATTGGTATATTTATCAAGAAACATGACTATAGTTGGCAAAATCCCTTTCAAAATGGCTTTAATTTCCCACATTCACCTTCCTTATCTGCAGTCTTACCTCAGTGTCTGGTTTCCTTTCCCTTCAGTGTAGTTAGTTTGATGCAACCCATTCCTTGGGCCTGCAGCAAGATGTTTGTTGTGTTTGCTAGACAGGCAACATAGACATCTGTGACATGGATGGAGTTAGTGAGAAATTACTTGCTATTCCCTCATGTTTTGTCCATAGGAAATAAACTTGTGTGATTTCTTTGAAGTGAAAGGCTAAAGAAGCCTATTTCTTCTCCCCTCTTCTCAATTAGAGATGGTAATTACTTTCAAGCATTCTCATCCTTCTGCAACATCTTGTCAATGTTACTTACACAGATCACCAAGAATGCTTTGAACACTTAATGTACGATATAAATACTTTCTTGAGACTGTGAAATCTGGTGAAGCTGCTCCTGAGTAATTGGTAAAAGGAACAGCCAGGCATGTAATGCAGCTCCGTTCCTTTCTTCTCAGTGGTAGATGAACATCTGTAGGGGTCAACACTTAATCATTCAGAAGCATCCGGCCGCACTCTTTGGCTCTCTAGAGAAGAAGAGGTGAGGGCTGAATTGAAACATCTGCCTTTTGGTCCCCAGTGGCTTGTCATAGTTTAAGAAGCTGATCCAGGCACACCAAAGAGTTTGATTTTGGCTATCGCTTCCTTATAAAGAAAAAGAGAACTTGAAAGAAACGGAAACACACAAGAAACAGAGGCAGAGAAATAAGATAGGAGTGCCAGGTTTGGAAGTTTAtaatcacacacatatatattgacCTGGttatttaatctgcattttaataCTGATATTTTGTGGTATTGTTTGGAAAGTTGCAAATGTGTAAGTCAGTTTTGTTGAGGAAATAATTGCTATATTCCAACAATAACATGGGGTGGGAGGCTGTCATAAGTACCGCTAGTAAGTTTCCTGATATAAAAAGGATAGGGGAGAGGAGGCTCCGTGAAAAGTCTGGGGTAGAGACCTCAGCATTTCCAGGTTTTAACACAGGTAGAAAAATGAACAGAGTTCTCTGAGCTATGCCTGTTAAGATTCCCAAGGTAGGATAGGAATTTGTGGAAAACAAGGATGAAGAGAGCACTGTGGCACTAAAAAGACTGTAGACATAGTAAACTGCTTTATGAAGTACTGCTGGTAAGATTCTTccatttaaaaactttaaatttaactggtaccttatttcctacttgatagatgcaactatctttcgggttgctaggtcagcaacgagcagggggtattttttatttttttaattgacgggtgctcaccccgccatgggctggcctcaaactcatgacctcatggtcagagtgatttattgcagcaggctgctcaccagcctgcgccacagcccggtccccccccttttttttttttacaaaatatttataaacaaaacattttaaaatggcacGCTCACTTGTTCCATTAGGTTAAAAAAAGCAATACGAAGAAGGTGGGACAACAATGTACGCTAATACAGTCTCTAACATTCAAGCACCAGGCCCAGGCTGCTTCCTCGAGGCAGGTGGGAGCCTTTGGATGAACTGGGCttcagcctgatgccacactcgcCCCGGGATCAGGGCCGCTCAGTCACCTCTGGTGATCAGGTCCTCGATGTATGTGTCCAGTTTGTCATCCGTATTAAAATCAATGTCCTCTTGAACTTTTTGGAGGAATGCGACAATGTTTGTCCTCAGCTTCTGGAGCTTCTCTTTTGTTTCGGCCACAATCTGCTCCTAAGTATGCAGCTTTTCCTCGCAGGTCTTGGCCTGGGCATTTGCATGGGTCTGATAGGAGTTGCACAGGTTCTGCAGGCCCACCTCGTACTGCTTGAAATACTCCTTCAATGGAAAAGTCGCCAACTCTTCCGAACTCATGGAAATCAGGTCTTTCTTGGAAATGGGGAAGTTGGGGGGCAAGAAGTACCGCAAACAGTTCCAGAGTGTCTGAGCCAAAATGTCAAAGGTTTCCTGGTTGCTGCCAGAGCCGGTGGTGTCGGGCTCGGTCGGGACACACTCTGAGGCTGAGGGTTCAGCCAAAACCACTTTGGgggtttattcatttatttattattcaaacttatatgccatcactcccctagggcttggggcggcttacaagaataGGCTAAactctaacaatttaaaaacatctttaaaacatctttaaaaacatcttaaaaacactcccccagggctcggagtggcttaaaagaacaagctaaaatctaagcaatttaaaaacagcaataatggagatcaaaagcctgccgaaacagatgtgtcttacatgccctgcggaagactgataagtcccgcaaggcacgaacttcaggcagcagagtgttccagagtttGTGGCGGTGGCTGCAGCTATTGTCGCGTATTGGACTTTTGGTTTTCCGGAGAGGGAAGCTTCATCAGTCGCACATCCTTGCTACTCCTCTCCACCCTCTTGGGATCACATCAGTCATTTTAAACACAGATCGCACTGAATGGTGGTAGGGATCTCCATGGCTCTTCGCCGCTTGGAGCACAGTTCATTCGAGGGAGGCTGGTTCCAGTTTGCAGACAGATAGCCAAAGTCATCCCAGAatttgctgataataataataataataataataataataataataataataataagtttatttatatcccgcctccatctcccccgaaggggattcggggtggcttacagcaaaatcagatacaacacaatgataaaatatgaaacatcaaagaacaataacaaaaccaataataataatatatacacaataaccgaAAAAACACCACgcagtattaaaacatcgaattaaaaacaatgaggttgcaatagtggataagcaaagtgcacattatgagttacaaattcataaataaataaagtgcaacagattcatttaaggtcacattaggtagggaggagccctgaatgtCAAGTAATCAGCAGAGCAATTTCTGAGCAATTTCCACATCCTTCCAATACTGGGCCAAGTGTTCACCCATGGCCCTCAGCAAGTGCCGGTATTCCTTGGCGTCGGCAAAGTCCTGCTTGTTGTGGGTGGGCTCCAGCACCAGGTAGGGAACATCCACCACTCCCACCACACCGCCACAGGCCATGCCACCTTCCAGCTGAGGGCCCACCTTCTCATACATTTTAATAAGATGGCTGCAGTTATAAACAAACATCCCGTCCAAGTGCCGCTGCTCGATGTTGACACTGAAGATGAAGTTCAGTTCTTTGGGCTCCTTCGGGGCCCTCTGTTTGGCTTCCTTGATTCTCTTCTTCACATCGGCCTCTTGGCACAAGGTGATGGCTGTATCCTGGATTTGGCGGAGCATGATCCTGGACTCCTTGTTGAAGTCTCCTCCCAGGCGCAGCTCAAAAGCCCGGGCCTTGTTCTCAGCTTCTCGGGCCTTTTCTTCTGCAATCTGAGCCATATGCTCTGCTTTCTTCACTTCCTGCTCTGCTCGGGTCTTGAACCGCTTGGAAGAGCATTTGTACATCCTAGGCAGGAGAGGCGCTTGGTTTTCGCTTTGTGACCGTGGATGAAGATTCTCATCCGGGGATAGATGTAGAGCACAGTGGCGTACGCCCGGAAGGAACGGCGCTCCGGCTTCGTTCCCTCTGGTGGGGTTTCAGCCAACTAAATATCGTGGGGGTCAGAGCTCACATACAGCTCCGGCTCACCATTATCCATCAGTTTGAGGTTGAAGATGATCACTAAGGTCCCGTTCTCTCTGGAAATCTTGTTAAACTGCTCCATCACTTCATCCTCCGACTTGAAGGGGGAATACTTGTAAATCAGCTCAGTCTCGAGGACAAATTTCTCCATGTTGTCAGTCAGGGGCTCCTTGGTTCGGACGTGCCAATAAGGCAGTGGAACAATGACCTCATCGATGCCTTCTTCCTCGTGAAACGTGTGAGACAAGAAGGGGCAGGTCAGGCTGTGGTCTTTCTTGGTGAAGAGGATGAAATCCTTCCCGATTCGCATGGAGCCCGATTTCAAGCCATTCCCATATTGTCCGATCTGAGTTGATTTAGGCGAACGTTTGGCGGACTTTCCAAACTGAATCACACTGGTGGCATCGTGTTGGTCCATTCCTGCACCATCATCCAAAAAGCACAGCATGAACCTGCCTCGCAGGCCGCCTCTGTGTTCAGTGAAGATATCTATTCTTGTGGCATCAGCATCTCTAGCATTATCTACAAGTTCTGCAAGGGCCCCAAACAAGAATTCGTGGGTGGTTGAGTTAGTGTGCAGATAGTCGAAGGTCAGCTGGGCCCGCTGGAGGCAGCTGTAGTTCGAGAACACCATTCCGTCGGGAGCGCCGGCCTTCCAAGCCCACCCACCCGAGCACCccttattaaagaaataaatgcCAGTTTCCACAAGATGTTTacattttgggattttaaaaatgtcttcaaGAATAACTTTTTTCTTAtgcaaaataaatgttaaaagGGACGCTTTGTTTGGCATTAAGTGTTGAGTATTCTGTCCCAACCATCATGAACCCATGCAGTCTTCTTGGGGgtagtgtgtgtgtattatttatttatttatttatttacagtatttatattccgcccttctcaccccgaaggggactcagggcggatcacattacacatataaggcaaacattcaatgccttaacatagattCAAtgccttggtcagagtgatttgtcgcagctggctgcagcaggctgctcaccagcctgtgccacagcccaggctgtgtatgtgtgcatttgttAGAAAGTTTACTATAGGGTCTGCAAATAAAACTAAATTAGGTaaagaaaaaggttttcccctgacattaagtctagctgtgtccgactctgtgggttggtgctcatctccatttctaagccaaagagccagcgttgtccgtagacactagacacctccaaggtcatgtacccagaatgactacatggagccccattactttcctgccagagtggtacttattgacctactcacatttgtatgttttcgaactgctaggttggcagaagctggagctgacagcaggcactcactccactccccggatttgaaccgctgaccttttggtcagcaaattcagcagctcagcggtttaatctgctgtgccaccaggggctcctaaaacTAAATTAGACATACACAAAAGCCATAATGGTTGAGCTTCTCAGTGACAGTCAGTTGGACTACTTTGAAAACAAGGTGCTTTACCAGATAGACTTTTGCCAACTCCTAGCAGAGCTTATCTTCATACATACATAATGCAAGCAGAGTTCATTTTCCTATATGGTTTGAATACTCTTTCAAACAGTTTTTCCGTCTAGTTGTTTCCTGTTATAATTGGAACAAACTCTAGTTGTTTGTCTTGGTTTCAGAGTCCTTTCTTCCTCGTCCTTTGTGATGACAATAGAGCCATGTATAGTGTTGGATCATGTCCAATCCAACAAAGGATGCCATTTTGCAGCAGCTAAGCATGGATAAGTCATACTGATTTTACTTGAAATATACTGCCGCTTTCCTATTATAGGATGTTGCTGAAAGCTGCAAATGGACAGTTAGATGCTTACtaagagccaggttttaaatgATTTCCCATTAGGAGACAAGTCAATGGTATTTTGTGGCCGCTTAATTGGCCTATTTAGAATAAACATCATCTGTTTCCACTTTCCTCCTGAATGTTCCTTCCCCATTGTTGGACTTTTCAGACCCATTGAACTGGCAACAATTACAAAATCAAAGAGACAAAATACGAGAGAGGAGCGTTATGTTCAGGTTAACTGACACACATTTTTCTCAAATAATTGGGAACAACAACAGATCTCTTTGTTCATACACCTTTACTAACCAGATTACTTACCCAGTGTCTTAATGGAGTCATGTTGTTTCACCTGATAACTGCTTCAGATgtattttatttcccttttcatcACCTGCTGATAGTTCTAATCTAACTATCTCAATGGGATATTTGAAGAGATTAATGTAGGGATAGCTTCAAAATACCCcctgcacattacatttaaatTCATTTCTCTGTGGACCATGTTCCTTCTATTTTATCAATTATTACTACTTGCAGATGAGAAGCATTTCATCCTGTTCTAATTGGTACCAGGCTCTCCACctcctgaagtttttttttttaatagcagtggttccaaatctttttttgaccagggaccactttgaccaggaaccactctccaacactagtaccaaaagtgttacaaatcagttttcggTCAACAGGGGGagttgctgcttcatcatccactgtgacactgagtcctttttgatagtagttcttccttatgttctttgcatgctgctggcagttttatgttgtcataaattaagttaaattagcctccccgcattaagtggtacctagaattttctattcacagacacagctgttttcgagctgctcaggtgggcagcaagctaggctattaaatggtcaggagctcaaccttgacccgggcttcgagccaacaacctctcggtcagtggtgatttattgctgctggctactatcCAGCTGCGCCACATTCATTTTACACATTCAGTTCTGCTAttggttttcttcttttaaaagttGTAACAACATTTACTGACAACTGTTGACACTGAAGTTTAGTTAAACAAATGGAAAAGTGAAGGCACTGTCTTATCACTACACCACCACCGACTTTTGGTTTGGCATATTTAATATATTTGGAGGGAAGTCCTCAATCCTTCCTCATCCAACTTTATGAAATGTTATGGATAGTCACTTTGTTTACAGAAGTACCTGTGAATGAgataatgtcaggacccaggctgcaaaggcaccaataaccaaacacagaggccagaatctaactaatatctttattgtaggaatatataaagttaataaaagcaagtatatgaaattgtccaaaagcagacctttcaggaaaggtctcaattagcccaaaaaggcgatgtccaatatgaaatattaaggtccaaagttgtaatccaataaccgaaacactcactttgccaggcaaagtgaggggagatgacaaggtcctttagtccataaacttgagcaaggctaggaaataacttgatacttgaaacaaggcttaaaacgtggaacaaggtaactaggaacaagaacaaggtccgtggaataacttggtaaaatccgtggaacaaggcaaggattggtcctgggaaacaaggcgaagtccgtagataaacaaaggctgggaagcaaggcgaaggctggatagcaaggcaaggcttgagcaggagcgaggcttgaatcggagcgcgctgtccagacacaactcgctccgtaggctgacgaattgactccgcgaagttactacgcgggtaaaacacctatatagagtctaactttcccaccgaagcagttctctgggaatcagaaacgaaagctaaactctgagaccagatgttaaactccttaaagattctcacgagaagcagtcttaattggctacattcttagctgcaatcctcgcactcctgcgcgaagctgattccaaacttctctgttgtttacaaaactcccggcgcaagaacacgggagaagtaggctctgggcttgtttgacatacttctgggagacaactttcttgcaggtgcaagattcccagatctgcctgggaaagatctggctgagaggaatccagttcagactgggaaggtaaaaaacccaagttttcatcttcatcaggaattacaatgtcctgtacaatgtcctgagcaggactacaaggcccatgggtcatcacactatccccctcctcaaggcccctcccaaactggggccctctccccgaggcgcgaggtcgcggcttggcgggataggtctgatgaaagcgacgggttagctcaggagcatggactgtggaggcgtcttcccaagagcgttcctcagggccaaaacccacccagtcaatgagatattgtaggcggcggcggtgaaagcgagaatccaaaatgtcctcaacctcgaactcctcctccccattcatcaaaacaggagggggggccggttggtctgtatcaggacgcacaccatccgccggaaggagcagggaacggtgaaacactgggtgaatgcgcattgaacgcggaagttggagtttgaaagtcacggggtttaattgcgccaccactggataggggccaatgaaacgggcatctaacttccggcaagggcggtgggagggcagaaagcgagtggacagaaaaacccgatctcctaccttgatttcggggcccggctggcggtgtttgtcagcgtggtgtttatagtcctccttggcttggtccagttgctggagcaaaagttgttgtaccgctgtgagttcctgcagccaatcctctgctgcgggaacttctgaagtttcaacgacagggggaaagaaacgtggatggaagccgtagtttgcaaagaacggcgtttcttttgtagaagcttgaactccattgttgtaggcaaactcagacagtggtaacagagaagcccaattgtcctgttggtagtttacataacagcgaagatactgctccaaagtggcattggtgcgctccgtttgcccatctgtttggggatgatgagctgaagataagcgagagtctatgcccaatagtttttgtagcgccttccaaaaacgagaggtgaattgagatccacggtctgtgactaaactcttgggcaatccatgtagtctgaaaacatgttgaaggaatagatccgcagtctctttggccgtggggaggccttcgcagggaatgaaatgggctaacttggtgaaaaggtccaccaccactaagatcgtggtgaatccacaggaaggtggtaggtcagtgatgaaatccgcagaaattatttcccatgggcgagatggggtaggaagggggtgtaaaagccctgagggcttctcccttcttatcttggagcgctggcatactgggcaggtgttgacatatttttccacatccttgcggatcttgggccaccaaaaatcccttaggatcagatgcatggttttaaatagtccgaagtgtcctgctggtttgcaatcatgacacagacgaagcgctttttccctgcccggtccgggtgggatataaacatgatttctatagcaaagcagcccatccttaagcgaaaagggaaaatgcagaccttggcgaagttggtcctgcgcccaggcatctgcttgctgactagccctgatttcttgagcacagaggggtcctggagtagaggaagttgaaccaatgggaatggatttggtgttccccactgtgagcgtggcaaagttcccgggttgtaatagttgggattcaaaggtctccttgcgtcctgcagcgtattccggtttacgtgacagggcgtctgcttgcttggtctgggctggggtcacataatgaatctggaagtcgaaacgttcgaagaataaagcccaacgttgctgcctctgatttagtttgcgggcagttcttagatgttctagattacgatgatcagtgtggacttcaatgggaaatttggccccttctagccaatgtctccaagtttcaaaggctgcctttatggccagtagttctttttcccaaatggtgtaattcctctctggtgtggttagttgacgagagtaaaaggcacagggatggaggtgatctcccaccggttgtaagagtacagccccaattgccacatcagaggcgtccgcttgcacaacaaaaggggttccaggatttgggtgctgtagaattggctgggaggtgaatagtttctttagttgctggaaccctttctctgcttgatcagtccagcggaaaggctgctttccacggatgcagctagtgatggggtcggaccagcgggcaaaatctggaatgaacttgcggtaatagttcgcgaaccccaagaaacgctgcacctctttcttgttagttggcgcccgccattccaatactgctgaaaccttggctggatccatggaaagccctagaggcgagatgcggtaaccaaggaaatctacctcttgtagatcaaaggcgcatttttccagcttggcataaagtccatgatcccgcaatcgttgtaacaccattttgacgtggttctcatgttctgattgtgatctagaaaacaccaaaaaatcgtccaggtagattatcaagaacctgtctagatagtcctgaaaaatgtcattgacaaaatgctggaacgttgcgggagctccgcataaaccgaaattcataactcgggactcgaataatccgaatttggtctggaaggcggtcttccactcgtccccttccctgatgcgaactaagttgtaagccccccgaagatccagcttggtgtaaaccttggctcctcgaagccgatccagtagatccgagattaagggcaggggatagctgttccgcttggtgatattgttcaatgctctgtagtccaccaccaagcgtagttcccctgacttcttcttcacaaacatcactggggaggcggctggggattgagagggtctgatgaatcccttgcgaaggtttgtctctatgaattccctgagagcttcttgctctggttcagtcagggagtagagatgccctcgcgggatcggggccccctccaccaagtcaatggcacagtcataaggtctatgtgggggtaatttttcggcttctttctcattgaatacatcccaatactcggagtacttctttggcaaggtgatgatgggctcggtgtctgtggcatggcagaccttggctacgaggcaatggttttggcagtacggtgaagcaaactgcagttctctgttggaccaggagatgttagggtcgtggagagtcagccatggaattcccaaaatcacagggaaatggggaacctcggtaacaaagaaggaaatctcttccatatgttcccttatccacatcctggtgggttccgaccactgacttacggggcccgtcttgagggggcggccgtctatggcttgcaccacacgggcattcttgaaatcatgatattgtaatcccagagagtcggcatactctctatcaatgaaattgttggtagctccagagtctatcatggcgtggatcatgacgggtcccctttttgctgaccataatgtgaccacgagaaggaacaggaccccggttggcggctcttgaatggattttttgaccgggttgg from the Anolis carolinensis isolate JA03-04 chromosome 5, rAnoCar3.1.pri, whole genome shotgun sequence genome contains:
- the LOC103279066 gene encoding LOW QUALITY PROTEIN: ATPase MORC2-like (The sequence of the model RefSeq protein was modified relative to this genomic sequence to represent the inferred CDS: inserted 1 base in 1 codon; substituted 1 base at 1 genomic stop codon), giving the protein MVFSNYSCLQRAQLTFDYLHTNSTTHEFLFGALAELVDNARDADATRIDIFTEHRGGLRGRFMLCFLDDGAGMDQHDATSVIQFGKSAKRSPKSTQIGQYGNGLKSGSMRIGKDFILFTKKDHSLTCPFLSHTFHEEEGIDEVIVPLPYWHVRTKEPLTDNMEKFVLETELIYKYSPFKSEDEVMEQFNKISRENGTLVIIFNLKLMDNGEPELYVSSDPHDIXLAETPPEGTKPERRSFRAYATVLYIYPRMRIFIHGHKAKTKRLSXPRMYKCSSKRFKTRAEQEVKKAEHMAQIAEEKAREAENKARAFELRLGGDFNKESRIMLRQIQDTAITLCQEADVKKRIKEAKQRAPKEPKELNFIFSVNIEQRHLDGMFVYNCSHLIKMYEKVGPQLEGGMACGGVVGVVDVPYLVLEPTHNKQDFADAKEYRHLLRAMGEHLAQYWKDVEIAQKLLC